In a genomic window of Prochlorococcus marinus str. GP2:
- the atpA gene encoding F0F1 ATP synthase subunit alpha, with the protein MVSIRPDEISSILKQQITDYDQSVSVSNVGTVLQIGDGIARIYGLDQVMAGELLEFEDGTEGIALNLEDDNVGAVLMGEALGVQEGSNVKSTGKIASVPVGEAMQGRVVNPLGQPIDGKGEIPTSDTRLIEEMAPGIIKRRSVHEPMQTGITSIDAMIPVGRGQRELIIGDRQTGKSAIAIDTIINQKGQDVVCVYVAIGQKSASVANIVEVLRERGALDYTVVVSAGASEPAALQYLAPYTGAAIAEHFMYQGKATLVIYDDLTKQAQAYRQMSLLLKRPPGREAYPGDVFYLHSRLLERAAKLSDAMGGGSMTALPIIETQAGDVSAYIPTNVISITDGQIFLSADLFNSGLRPAINVGISVSRVGGAAQTKAIKKIAGTLKLELAQFDELAAFSQFASDLDEATQQQLERGKRLRELLKQPQFSPLNLAEQVAVVYAGVKGLIDEVPVEDVTKFATELREYLKLNKAEFIEEILKEKKLNDGLEATLKEVINEVKSSMLATV; encoded by the coding sequence ATGGTATCTATACGCCCTGATGAAATCAGTTCAATCTTAAAACAACAAATAACTGATTATGACCAATCTGTAAGTGTTAGCAATGTAGGAACTGTTCTGCAAATCGGTGATGGCATTGCAAGAATATATGGCTTAGATCAGGTCATGGCAGGTGAGTTATTAGAATTTGAGGATGGCACCGAAGGTATAGCTTTAAATCTTGAAGATGATAATGTTGGAGCTGTTTTAATGGGAGAGGCACTTGGTGTCCAAGAAGGAAGTAACGTTAAGTCCACAGGTAAGATCGCATCTGTTCCAGTTGGTGAAGCAATGCAGGGGAGAGTTGTTAATCCTCTCGGACAACCAATAGATGGGAAAGGGGAAATTCCAACAAGTGATACTAGATTGATTGAAGAAATGGCTCCTGGAATAATCAAGAGAAGATCAGTGCATGAACCAATGCAAACAGGAATCACATCTATTGATGCAATGATTCCTGTTGGAAGAGGTCAAAGAGAATTAATTATTGGTGATAGACAAACTGGAAAATCTGCGATTGCTATCGACACAATAATCAACCAAAAAGGTCAAGATGTAGTTTGTGTTTACGTAGCTATTGGTCAGAAGTCAGCATCAGTAGCAAACATCGTAGAGGTCTTAAGAGAGAGAGGAGCTTTAGATTATACAGTCGTAGTAAGTGCAGGAGCTTCAGAACCAGCGGCTTTACAGTACTTAGCACCTTATACCGGTGCAGCAATTGCTGAACATTTTATGTACCAGGGGAAAGCAACACTTGTTATATACGATGATCTAACAAAACAAGCTCAGGCTTATAGACAAATGTCTCTTCTTTTAAAAAGACCACCAGGAAGAGAGGCTTACCCAGGAGATGTTTTCTACTTACATAGTAGATTGTTAGAAAGAGCAGCAAAACTTTCTGATGCTATGGGAGGGGGGTCTATGACAGCTCTTCCAATTATTGAAACTCAGGCAGGGGACGTTTCGGCTTACATCCCAACTAATGTTATTTCAATTACAGATGGACAAATTTTCTTAAGTGCAGATTTATTTAACTCAGGATTAAGACCAGCTATTAATGTTGGTATTTCTGTTAGCCGCGTTGGAGGAGCAGCTCAGACAAAAGCAATTAAAAAAATTGCTGGAACTTTAAAATTAGAACTCGCACAGTTTGATGAACTAGCTGCTTTTTCCCAATTTGCATCTGATCTTGATGAAGCAACTCAGCAACAACTTGAACGAGGCAAAAGACTTAGAGAGTTATTAAAGCAGCCTCAATTCTCTCCACTGAACCTTGCAGAACAAGTTGCAGTTGTTTATGCAGGAGTTAAAGGCCTTATTGATGAGGTTCCAGTTGAAGATGTTACTAAATTTGCAACTGAACTTAGGGAATACCTGAAGTTAAATAAGGCAGAATTTATAGAAGAAATTCTTAAAGAAAAGAAATTAAATGATGGATTAGAAGCGACACTAAAAGAGGTGATAAATGAAGTTAAATCATCAATGCTTGCCACAGTTTAA
- the atpH gene encoding ATP synthase F1 subunit delta, with product MPLLNSVTTPYAEALLQVVNENSQTDEMVSEVKQLLELINDSPELEKALSSPILETDAKKKIIVEIFSNKVNSSLLNFLKLLADRQRIAILTSILDRFLEIYRENSNIALATVTSAVELTDEQKGLITKKIINIAGTEKLELVTKIDPSIIGGFVASVGSKVIDASLASQIRKLGLSLSK from the coding sequence ATGCCACTTTTAAATTCAGTTACTACACCATACGCAGAGGCATTACTTCAAGTTGTGAATGAAAATTCGCAAACTGATGAGATGGTTTCTGAGGTTAAACAACTCTTGGAATTAATAAATGATTCCCCTGAATTGGAGAAGGCATTATCCTCTCCTATTTTAGAAACAGATGCTAAGAAGAAAATCATTGTTGAAATTTTTTCAAATAAGGTTAATTCTTCTTTATTGAATTTCTTAAAATTATTGGCCGATAGGCAAAGAATTGCAATCCTTACTTCAATTCTTGATAGGTTTTTAGAGATTTACCGAGAAAATAGTAATATTGCATTGGCAACTGTTACTTCTGCAGTCGAGCTTACTGATGAACAGAAAGGTTTAATTACCAAAAAGATCATCAATATTGCTGGAACAGAAAAATTAGAACTTGTAACTAAAATTGACCCATCTATTATTGGTGGTTTCGTTGCCAGTGTAGGATCAAAAGTAATTGATGCTTCTCTTGCTTCACAAATCAGAAAACTTGGCTTATCTCTTTCCAAGTAA
- a CDS encoding F0F1 ATP synthase subunit B has translation MNLTLLATEGFGLNFNLFETNILNWAVVVFGLYKFLPGFLGKMLQKRREGILLELKDAEDRLLNATQALEKAKKDLSSAEEKASQIKADSLKRSESIRMESEKKAIEEMARIKQSAISDESSEASRAISQLRKEAVELAIKKALDSLPNRLDKTTQENLVTQSINNIEVN, from the coding sequence ATGAATTTAACTCTTTTAGCTACAGAAGGTTTTGGATTGAACTTCAATTTATTCGAAACTAATATCCTTAATTGGGCTGTAGTAGTTTTCGGTCTTTATAAATTTTTGCCTGGTTTTCTAGGTAAAATGCTTCAAAAAAGGAGAGAAGGAATCCTTCTTGAATTAAAAGATGCTGAAGATCGACTCCTAAATGCAACTCAAGCTTTAGAAAAGGCGAAGAAAGATTTATCTTCAGCAGAAGAAAAAGCTTCTCAAATAAAAGCAGATTCCCTTAAAAGATCTGAATCAATCAGAATGGAAAGTGAGAAAAAAGCGATAGAAGAGATGGCACGAATTAAACAAAGTGCAATCTCTGATGAGAGCTCTGAAGCATCCAGAGCAATTTCTCAACTTCGAAAAGAAGCTGTTGAACTGGCAATTAAAAAAGCTTTAGATTCTCTCCCAAATCGACTTGATAAAACAACACAAGAAAATTTGGTAACTCAATCAATTAATAATATTGAGGTGAACTAA
- a CDS encoding F0F1 ATP synthase subunit B', with protein MLAFNFFGATEGGLFDINATLPLMAIQVVALTYILNSLFFKPVGNVVEKREKFVSNNIIEAKNKLTEVKKLEADLLTQLQSARTEAQRIVSEAENESDKLYKEALELANNEANASKEKARLEIESQTSAARDQLFKQADDLSELIVNRLILEK; from the coding sequence ATGTTGGCCTTTAATTTTTTTGGTGCTACAGAAGGTGGATTATTTGACATAAATGCCACTTTGCCACTAATGGCGATACAAGTAGTTGCGCTTACTTACATATTAAATTCTCTTTTTTTTAAGCCTGTTGGCAATGTCGTAGAAAAAAGAGAAAAGTTTGTAAGTAATAATATTATTGAGGCCAAAAATAAACTTACTGAGGTTAAAAAATTAGAAGCTGATTTATTAACCCAGCTTCAAAGTGCTCGTACAGAAGCCCAAAGAATTGTTAGCGAAGCTGAGAATGAGTCTGACAAGCTCTATAAAGAAGCGCTAGAACTTGCCAACAATGAAGCAAATGCTTCAAAAGAAAAAGCAAGACTAGAAATTGAAAGTCAGACGTCTGCTGCTCGTGATCAACTTTTTAAACAGGCTGATGATCTAAGCGAACTTATTGTTAATAGATTGATTCTCGAAAAATGA
- the atpE gene encoding ATP synthase F0 subunit C has translation MDSITSAASVVAAGLAVGLGAIGPGLGQGNAAQGAVEGIARQPEAEGKIRGTLLLSFAFMESLTIYGLVVALVLLFANPFS, from the coding sequence ATGGATTCGATTACTTCCGCTGCATCAGTTGTAGCTGCTGGTTTAGCAGTTGGTCTAGGTGCTATTGGCCCAGGTCTTGGACAAGGTAACGCAGCTCAAGGTGCTGTTGAGGGTATTGCCCGTCAACCAGAAGCTGAAGGTAAAATCAGAGGAACTCTTCTTTTATCTTTCGCTTTCATGGAGTCATTAACAATTTACGGATTAGTTGTGGCTTTGGTACTACTTTTTGCGAATCCTTTTTCCTAA
- the atpB gene encoding F0F1 ATP synthase subunit A encodes MFFNSLLTNFAALEVGQHLYWKIGNIRLHGQVFLTSWILLGALLVFISLGTKKMENDPKGLQNLLEFLWDYIRDLARTQIGEKVYRDWMPFIGTLFLFVFVSNWGGALIPWRLIKLPSGELGAPTADINTTIALALLVSLSYFYAGLSNKGWRYFEYYVHPTPIMLPFKILEDFTKPLSLSFRLFGNILADELVVGVLVFLVPLILPIPVMFLGLFTSAIQALIFATLAAYYIGEAVEEHH; translated from the coding sequence ATGTTCTTTAATTCCTTGCTAACAAATTTTGCAGCATTAGAAGTTGGTCAACATCTTTATTGGAAAATTGGAAATATCAGACTTCATGGGCAGGTATTTTTGACATCTTGGATTTTATTAGGAGCGTTACTAGTTTTTATTTCTTTAGGAACTAAAAAAATGGAAAATGATCCTAAAGGCCTTCAAAACTTGCTTGAGTTTCTCTGGGATTACATAAGAGATCTTGCTAGGACTCAAATAGGTGAAAAAGTTTACAGAGATTGGATGCCATTTATAGGAACTTTATTTTTATTTGTATTTGTTAGTAATTGGGGAGGAGCTTTAATTCCTTGGAGATTGATTAAGTTACCAAGTGGCGAGTTGGGAGCACCTACTGCAGATATAAATACAACAATAGCCTTGGCTTTATTGGTTTCACTTTCTTATTTCTATGCTGGTTTAAGCAATAAGGGTTGGAGATACTTCGAATACTACGTTCATCCAACTCCGATTATGCTTCCTTTTAAAATTCTAGAGGATTTTACTAAACCTTTATCACTCTCTTTCAGGCTATTTGGAAATATTTTGGCTGATGAACTTGTAGTTGGTGTTCTAGTATTTTTAGTTCCGCTAATTCTACCAATTCCAGTTATGTTCCTAGGATTATTTACTAGTGCAATTCAGGCATTGATTTTCGCAACTTTAGCTGCCTACTACATAGGAGAAGCTGTTGAAGAACATCATTAG
- a CDS encoding ATP synthase: MFTFVDSNRKKLEHPSNKNVQFPQSLDNSIIKESKSGIANQIDNLLSQNDEYTKLQLTIFGITFIVSILLASITGIFIGFTFGFSIFIGAIAGIFYLRLLAKSVGKLGKESSGVSKLQLLVPVCLFIFASKLGSLDIFPAMIGFFIYKPSLILYFSRS, encoded by the coding sequence ATGTTCACATTCGTGGACTCAAATAGAAAAAAACTTGAGCATCCTTCGAATAAGAATGTTCAATTTCCTCAATCCTTGGATAATTCGATCATTAAAGAAAGTAAATCTGGCATTGCCAATCAAATAGATAATTTGCTTTCTCAAAACGATGAATACACAAAATTGCAATTAACAATTTTTGGAATTACTTTTATTGTTTCTATTCTATTAGCATCAATAACTGGAATTTTTATCGGATTTACTTTTGGTTTTAGTATTTTTATAGGTGCAATTGCCGGTATTTTTTACTTACGTTTGCTTGCTAAAAGTGTAGGAAAACTAGGTAAAGAATCATCAGGTGTATCAAAATTGCAACTATTAGTTCCAGTTTGCCTCTTTATTTTTGCTAGCAAGCTAGGATCTTTAGATATTTTTCCTGCAATGATAGGGTTTTTTATTTATAAACCTTCACTCATTCTTTATTTTTCACGTTCCTAA
- a CDS encoding FtsW/RodA/SpoVE family cell cycle protein, with the protein MEISQEKIKYKRISRKKTLFFDDKENRSNFFESIFPLPWTIWPYEAKILLVLIGLWSILGICILGSSSWWVASREMGNWAYFLKKQIIWTIPGISLFYYVLNTNIKNLLKFSRIIFYILFFLIFLTNITGITVNGSSRWLVLGNLRMQPSELIKPFLILEASNLFAHWNLIKSEKKLISIISFGLLILLILKQPNLSTASLTGILFWVMGLCGGVKLSSLTSFASIGLITGCISILNNEYQKLRVTSFINPWKDEQGSGFQLVQSLLAIGSGGLFGQGFGLSVQKLQYLPFMYTDFIFAIFAEEFGLLGCTLFLGFLVVFSYITLRISFKCRNNYTKLVAIGCGVLLVGQSIMHIAVATGSMPTTGLPLPFISYGGNSLIASFFIAGMLLRCSLESTGFIGMISTRKTLN; encoded by the coding sequence TTGGAAATAAGTCAAGAAAAAATAAAATATAAAAGAATTTCTAGAAAAAAAACCCTATTTTTTGATGACAAAGAGAATCGAAGCAATTTTTTTGAATCTATATTTCCCTTACCTTGGACGATATGGCCTTATGAAGCAAAGATCCTCCTTGTGCTCATTGGACTTTGGTCAATATTAGGAATATGCATTCTGGGTTCATCAAGTTGGTGGGTAGCAAGCAGGGAAATGGGAAATTGGGCTTACTTCTTAAAAAAACAAATTATTTGGACAATTCCAGGAATTAGCTTATTTTATTACGTTCTAAATACGAACATTAAAAATCTTTTAAAGTTCTCAAGAATTATTTTTTATATTTTGTTCTTTTTGATTTTCCTTACAAATATTACAGGAATTACAGTTAATGGATCTTCGAGATGGCTAGTGCTAGGCAATTTACGTATGCAGCCATCTGAATTAATTAAACCTTTTCTAATTTTAGAAGCCTCTAACCTTTTCGCTCATTGGAATCTGATAAAGAGTGAAAAAAAATTAATTTCAATAATCTCTTTTGGTTTATTAATTTTATTAATACTAAAACAGCCTAATTTAAGTACTGCATCACTAACTGGAATTCTTTTTTGGGTAATGGGTTTATGTGGAGGTGTAAAGCTAAGTTCTCTTACCTCATTTGCTTCAATAGGATTAATTACTGGATGTATTAGCATCCTTAATAACGAATATCAAAAACTGAGAGTTACTTCCTTTATTAATCCTTGGAAAGATGAACAGGGAAGTGGATTTCAATTAGTACAGAGTTTATTAGCTATTGGTTCAGGTGGTCTATTTGGCCAAGGGTTTGGGCTGTCGGTACAAAAATTACAGTACCTGCCTTTTATGTACACAGATTTTATTTTTGCCATCTTTGCGGAAGAATTTGGTTTGTTGGGGTGTACTTTATTTTTAGGATTTTTAGTAGTTTTCTCATATATAACTCTTAGAATTAGTTTTAAGTGCAGGAATAACTATACAAAATTAGTTGCCATAGGATGTGGTGTATTGTTGGTAGGTCAATCAATTATGCACATTGCTGTAGCGACAGGTTCAATGCCTACTACAGGCTTACCACTGCCTTTTATTAGTTATGGTGGCAATTCATTAATCGCATCTTTCTTTATTGCAGGGATGTTACTGAGATGTTCATTAGAATCAACAGGATTCATTGGTATGATTAGTACACGAAAGACTCTTAATTAG
- a CDS encoding cytochrome c biogenesis CcdA family protein has product MQNGLNNPGPSTIFLVFSAGLLTSLGPCSLSLLPVTIAYIGGTEKNKFKLVSFSGGVVFSLVALGAVSGLLGKIYGQIPSYYTSIVALIAIIMGLNLLGIIKFQFPNVPDLKIIEDKIPSFIAPFAIGTTFGLASSPCITPVLATLLAWVSQAKNPTISIIFLFFFGIGQVTPLIVAGSTTENLKKFLEIRKFSQLIPTISGIFLVSLGLLNLFSNWF; this is encoded by the coding sequence ATGCAGAATGGTCTTAATAATCCTGGCCCATCTACTATATTTTTGGTTTTCAGCGCAGGACTTTTAACGAGTCTTGGACCATGTTCATTATCATTACTTCCAGTTACAATTGCTTATATAGGAGGAACAGAGAAAAATAAATTTAAACTTGTAAGTTTTTCAGGGGGAGTTGTTTTTTCACTTGTTGCACTTGGGGCTGTTAGTGGATTATTAGGTAAAATATATGGTCAAATTCCATCCTATTACACTTCTATTGTTGCCTTGATAGCAATAATCATGGGTTTAAATTTACTAGGAATTATAAAGTTCCAGTTCCCAAATGTACCTGATTTAAAAATAATTGAGGATAAAATACCATCATTTATTGCGCCATTTGCGATAGGGACTACTTTTGGACTAGCATCTTCGCCTTGCATTACTCCAGTTTTAGCAACTCTTCTGGCATGGGTATCGCAAGCAAAAAACCCAACGATCTCTATCATTTTTTTATTTTTCTTCGGAATAGGCCAGGTAACTCCATTAATCGTTGCAGGTTCAACCACAGAAAACTTAAAAAAATTTTTAGAGATTAGAAAATTTAGTCAATTAATACCTACTATTAGCGGGATATTTTTAGTTTCCCTAGGATTATTAAATTTATTTTCAAATTGGTTTTAA
- a CDS encoding cytochrome c biogenesis protein ResB, which translates to MTIVKNLIFKIASLRFAISLIIFIAISSGIGTFIPQGSNKNFYIDIFDDAPIFGFLNGEKVLKLQLDHIYTSFWFLFALILLCISLAACSFRRQIPSLKASLKWIEYNSEKKFSKLQLTSSHQINENQDHISKADLLLKKRGWETYKFKSHISARRGLIGKIGPLVVHVGLIVLLIGSAYGSFTSQSKEQYLLPGESLDLINESTNSKANVKLVDFSIERESDGLPKQFISKLDFSSEDLKLNEIKTAKVNHPIRFKGLTIYQADWAISNVVLEIDNILYQLQLKEIPEIGNQVWGVLVELGSETRKNFLLTIDNENGPLKISNTENFSGKNLYINDNPLEVNSSKVSLKKIIPSSGLIIKNDPSIPFIYFSFILIIFGTIISLIPTNQLWILVNKESQKLFIGGLSNKNLVGFKREFFKLSEEIKNF; encoded by the coding sequence ATGACTATTGTTAAAAATTTAATTTTCAAAATAGCAAGTTTAAGATTTGCAATATCACTCATAATCTTCATAGCCATCTCAAGTGGCATAGGAACTTTTATTCCTCAAGGCAGCAATAAAAATTTTTACATTGATATTTTCGATGATGCTCCTATTTTTGGATTTTTAAATGGAGAAAAAGTTTTAAAACTTCAATTGGATCATATATATACAAGTTTTTGGTTTTTATTTGCATTAATTCTTCTTTGCATTTCTCTGGCAGCTTGTAGTTTCAGGAGGCAAATCCCTTCCTTAAAAGCTTCATTAAAATGGATTGAATATAACAGCGAAAAAAAATTCAGCAAACTGCAATTAACTTCGAGTCATCAAATCAATGAAAATCAAGACCACATATCAAAAGCTGATTTATTACTTAAAAAAAGAGGATGGGAAACATACAAATTTAAGAGTCATATTTCTGCAAGAAGGGGTTTAATTGGCAAAATCGGTCCTTTAGTTGTTCACGTTGGATTAATAGTCTTACTTATAGGTTCAGCATATGGAAGTTTTACAAGTCAATCAAAAGAACAATATTTGTTGCCTGGAGAAAGCTTGGATCTTATCAATGAAAGCACAAACTCAAAAGCCAATGTGAAATTAGTTGATTTTTCTATAGAACGAGAAAGTGATGGTTTACCCAAGCAATTTATTTCAAAACTCGATTTTTCTTCCGAAGATTTAAAATTAAATGAAATAAAAACTGCTAAAGTTAATCACCCAATAAGGTTTAAAGGATTAACTATTTATCAAGCTGATTGGGCAATATCGAATGTTGTTTTAGAAATTGATAATATCCTTTATCAATTACAGTTAAAAGAGATTCCTGAAATCGGAAATCAGGTTTGGGGAGTTTTGGTTGAATTAGGATCAGAGACAAGAAAAAATTTCCTTTTAACAATAGATAATGAAAATGGTCCACTTAAAATTTCCAATACAGAAAATTTTTCCGGGAAAAATCTCTATATTAATGACAATCCTTTAGAAGTTAATTCTTCAAAAGTATCTCTGAAAAAAATAATCCCAAGCAGTGGATTAATAATTAAAAATGATCCGTCTATACCGTTTATTTACTTTTCTTTTATCTTAATAATTTTTGGAACAATAATAAGTCTTATACCAACAAACCAATTATGGATTCTTGTCAATAAGGAATCACAAAAGCTTTTCATTGGAGGTCTTAGCAATAAAAATCTAGTTGGTTTTAAAAGAGAATTTTTTAAATTATCAGAAGAAATAAAAAATTTTTAA
- the queF gene encoding preQ(1) synthase — translation MSTAKLDDSTQRPLYGERIIEESKIICFENPNKKRIYEISIQLPEFTCKCPFSGYPDFAKLNIIYQPNLKVYELKSLKLYINNFRDIKISHEEVVNRIMDDLVHAGSPHWIHLNAEFNPRGNVSMQLDIFSGQKKN, via the coding sequence ATGAGTACAGCTAAATTAGATGATTCGACGCAAAGACCACTTTATGGTGAAAGAATTATTGAAGAATCAAAAATAATTTGTTTCGAGAATCCAAATAAGAAAAGAATTTATGAAATTTCTATCCAGTTACCAGAATTTACATGTAAGTGCCCATTTTCTGGTTATCCAGATTTTGCAAAGCTAAATATTATTTATCAACCTAATTTGAAAGTCTATGAGTTGAAGTCATTAAAGCTTTATATAAATAACTTTAGAGATATAAAGATATCACATGAGGAAGTTGTTAATAGAATTATGGATGATTTAGTGCATGCGGGCTCGCCTCACTGGATACATTTAAATGCTGAGTTTAATCCTAGAGGAAATGTTTCTATGCAGTTAGATATTTTTAGCGGACAGAAAAAAAATTAA
- a CDS encoding P-II family nitrogen regulator translates to MKKIEAIIRPFKLEDVKIALVNSGIVGMTVSEVRGFGRQKGQVERYRGSEFTVEFLQKLKVEVVVEDEKVNSVIDAIAEAAKTGEIGDGKIFITSIDSVVRIRTGDKDEEAL, encoded by the coding sequence ATGAAGAAAATTGAAGCAATCATACGTCCATTTAAGTTGGAGGATGTAAAAATTGCATTAGTAAACTCTGGTATTGTTGGAATGACAGTTAGTGAAGTCAGAGGTTTTGGAAGGCAAAAAGGACAAGTTGAAAGATATAGAGGTTCCGAATTTACTGTTGAATTCCTTCAAAAACTCAAAGTAGAAGTCGTTGTAGAAGATGAAAAAGTTAATTCAGTCATAGATGCGATTGCTGAAGCAGCAAAAACAGGTGAGATCGGTGACGGGAAAATTTTCATCACATCAATTGATTCCGTTGTGAGAATTAGAACTGGTGACAAAGATGAAGAAGCTCTTTAA
- a CDS encoding TlyA family RNA methyltransferase, with product MIKKSRLDLYLLNKGLCETRQKAQGLILAGKVRDVNGKVLDKPGQQVLIGSEFFIDSEPMFVSRGGEKLLEAFKRFEIKVKDKICIDAGISTGGFTDCLLQQGAKLVYGIDVGYGQTAWKIRNNPKVILFERTNIRNLKPNDLLSRSNGLPNFVVADLSFISLKLVFKSIGNLLEGDCIEGIFLIKPQFEVGKDKVSKGGVVRNPKFHTEAIESVINSAKNFEWNIKNLIASPLVGPAGNHEYLAWMTLGSQSNRGINSEYIQNLVKETL from the coding sequence ATGATTAAAAAAAGTAGATTAGACCTTTATCTTCTAAATAAAGGTTTATGTGAAACTCGTCAAAAAGCCCAAGGTTTAATTCTTGCGGGCAAGGTTAGAGATGTCAATGGAAAAGTATTGGATAAACCAGGTCAACAAGTATTAATTGGATCAGAATTTTTTATTGATTCCGAACCTATGTTTGTTTCAAGGGGAGGCGAAAAATTATTGGAGGCATTTAAAAGATTTGAAATTAAAGTAAAAGATAAAATATGTATTGACGCAGGAATCTCTACTGGGGGATTTACTGATTGTTTATTGCAACAAGGTGCAAAGTTAGTTTATGGGATTGATGTTGGTTATGGACAGACTGCATGGAAGATTAGAAATAACCCAAAAGTCATACTTTTTGAACGAACTAATATTCGAAATTTAAAACCTAATGATCTTTTATCTAGAAGTAATGGATTACCAAATTTTGTGGTTGCTGATTTGTCTTTTATTTCATTAAAGTTAGTTTTTAAATCTATTGGTAATTTATTAGAGGGTGATTGTATTGAGGGAATATTTTTAATTAAACCCCAATTTGAGGTGGGAAAAGATAAAGTCAGTAAAGGAGGCGTGGTTCGCAATCCTAAATTCCATACTGAGGCTATAGAGTCTGTTATTAATAGTGCTAAGAATTTCGAATGGAATATAAAGAATTTGATAGCTTCTCCACTAGTAGGTCCTGCTGGAAATCATGAATATCTAGCTTGGATGACCTTAGGAAGTCAATCAAATAGAGGTATTAATAGTGAATATATACAAAATTTAGTAAAAGAAACTCTTTGA
- the purB gene encoding adenylosuccinate lyase: MIERYTLPEMGKIWTESAKFQSWLKVEIAACEANFSLGKIPENAMKEIRSNAKFDESRITKIEKEVKHDVIAFLTSVNEFVGDSGRYIHVGMTSSDVLDTGLSLQLKDSCELLLEEIENLENEVRLLARKHKNTLMIGRSHAIHGEPISFGFKLAGWLAEIIRNKKRLLTLKESVAIGQISGAMGTYANTNPKVEQITCDLLGLKPDTASTQVISRDRHAEYVQTIALVGASLDRFATEIRNLQRTDVLEVEEGFTKGQKGSSAMPHKRNPIRSERVSGLARILRSYVLTALENVPLWHERDISHSSNERIMLPDVSICLHFMLREMKDIVSNLGVYPKNMLKNLNIYGGVIFSQKVLLLLVEKGMSREKAYSLVQKNAHQAWNTENGNFKQNIERDNEIMDFIDKSDLEECFNPSIHLNNLSVIWEKLGI, from the coding sequence GTGATCGAGCGTTACACATTACCCGAAATGGGGAAAATCTGGACTGAAAGCGCAAAATTTCAGAGTTGGCTTAAGGTTGAAATAGCTGCATGTGAAGCAAATTTTTCCCTAGGGAAAATTCCTGAGAATGCCATGAAAGAAATACGTTCAAATGCAAAGTTTGATGAATCTAGAATTACAAAAATTGAGAAAGAAGTTAAACATGATGTCATAGCTTTTCTTACAAGCGTTAATGAATTTGTAGGAGACTCTGGAAGATACATACATGTTGGCATGACAAGTAGTGATGTACTTGATACTGGCTTATCTCTTCAGTTAAAAGATTCTTGCGAATTGTTATTAGAAGAAATTGAGAACCTAGAAAATGAAGTCAGATTATTAGCAAGGAAGCATAAAAATACATTAATGATTGGCAGATCTCATGCAATTCATGGGGAGCCTATTTCCTTTGGTTTTAAACTTGCTGGATGGTTAGCAGAAATAATAAGGAACAAAAAAAGATTGCTAACACTGAAAGAATCTGTAGCTATTGGACAAATAAGTGGTGCGATGGGAACTTACGCTAATACGAATCCCAAAGTAGAACAAATAACTTGTGATTTACTCGGCTTAAAACCAGATACAGCAAGTACGCAGGTTATATCGCGAGACAGACATGCAGAATATGTGCAAACTATTGCACTAGTTGGTGCTTCTTTAGATAGATTCGCAACTGAAATAAGAAATTTACAACGAACAGATGTTTTAGAAGTTGAGGAGGGATTTACAAAAGGGCAAAAAGGAAGTTCTGCCATGCCTCATAAAAGAAATCCTATTCGAAGTGAAAGAGTAAGCGGTCTAGCAAGAATTTTGAGGAGTTACGTCTTAACAGCACTGGAAAATGTTCCACTCTGGCACGAAAGAGATATAAGCCATAGTTCAAATGAACGTATCATGTTACCTGACGTTTCAATTTGTTTGCATTTTATGCTCAGGGAAATGAAAGATATAGTAAGCAATTTAGGAGTTTATCCAAAAAATATGCTCAAAAATTTAAATATATATGGTGGTGTAATCTTTAGTCAGAAAGTTTTACTTTTACTTGTAGAAAAGGGCATGTCTAGAGAAAAAGCTTATAGCTTAGTACAAAAAAATGCGCATCAGGCCTGGAATACGGAAAATGGGAATTTCAAACAAAATATAGAGAGAGATAATGAAATAATGGATTTTATTGATAAAAGTGACTTGGAAGAATGTTTTAACCCTTCCATTCATCTCAATAATTTAAGTGTAATATGGGAGAAGTTAGGTATCTAA